The Candidatus Saccharibacteria bacterium sequence TCCGAAGAAGATATTTTGAAAATCAGCGCGAAAACAGGCGAAGGTGTGTTTGACGTGCTTGACGCTGTGGTTGAAAAAATTGTTCCACCTCAGGGCGACACCGAAAAGCCAACACGCGGGCTTATTTTTGATAGCTACTACGATGATTACCGCGGCGTGATATTGTACATGCGCGTTATGGACGGCACGATTAAAAAAGGTGACGTTATTGAAATGCTGGCAACAGGTGCAAGCGGTATTGCACTAGAAGTTGGCGTGCTTTCGCCAACCATGAAAGCCGAGTCCGATATTGGCACGGGCGAAATTGGTTATATCGTTACTAACCTTAAAACGACACGCGATGCAAAAGTGGGCGACACCGTAACAACCAAACGCTCGCGTGCCACCGAAATGTTACCGGGCTACAAGAACGTTAAGCCTTTTGTGTATGCCGGGTTCTTTCCCGTTTCGAACGAAGACTACAACGACCTAAAAGATGCTGTTGAAAAGCTAAGTCTTAGTGATTCCGCGCTGCAATTTGAGCCAGAAAATTCGCCAGTTCTAGGCTTTGGTGTACGTATCGGGTTCCTTGGGTTGCTACACATGGACATTATCCGCGAGCGATTAGAGCGTGAGTATAATCTGGATTTGGTTGTCACTAACCCATCAACCGATTACCAGGTAAAGCTAAAAAACGGCGATGAAGTTGATATAAAATCGGCTAGCGATCTTCCTGACCCGTCGCGTATCGAAGAAATCAGCGAGCCATGGATTAAGGGCGAGATTATTGTTCCGCAGGATTATATTGGCGGCGTTATTCAGCTGATTGTGTCAAAGCGTGGAAGACAGCGAAACCTTAGTTATATCGACGAGCGCGCGCTTATTAGTTTTGATGCGCCACTTGCAAACCTGTTGACCGATTTTTACGACCAACTAAAATCGGTAACAAGCGGCTATGGCAGCTTTAATTACGAGCTTGATACCTATAAGGTTGAGGATTTGGTGAAGGTAGATTTTTATGTTGCTGGCGAGATCGTCGATGCACTGAGCCTCATGGTGCATCGTTCCGAGTCGCAGCGTCTTGGTCGCGAAGTTGTCGATAAATTGAAAGAAGTTATTCCGCGCCAGAACTTTCAGGTGGCACTGCAGGCTGCAATCGGCGGTAAGTTTATCGCACGTGCTGATCTGTCGGCATACCGAAAAGACGTGACGACTGGTTTGTATGGCGGCGACGTGTCGCGAAAAAAGAAAGTGCTTGCAAAACAGGCCAAGGGAAAAAAGCGAATGAAACGTTTTGGAAAAGTTGATATTCCGTCAGAAGCCTTTACTGTCATGCTGAAACGTGACTAGTCTGACTTTCAAATACATACACATATGATATAGTTGTTTCATGGAAGACACCTTACCTACATTACATAATAAACAAGCCTTTCAAGAAGCTCTGGAAAACTACCAGATCTCCGATCACGCCAAAAGAGTGCTTGCGAGCACTCCTTTCGTAGCACTCAGCGGTCTCGCGGGTGGTGGTCGTAACACGGTTATTAAAGAGCTTGTTAAAAACTACAATTACATTTTTGCCATATCAGACACAACGCGCCCGCCCAAGGTTCGCGATGGCAAATTAGAACAAGATGGTATCAATTATTACTTCCGCACCGAGGCGGAAATTTTAAAAGATATTCAAAATGGCGAATATATCGAGGCTGAAATAATTCATAATCAACAGGTTTCTGGCACGAGCATCCGTGAAATCGAGCGGACTATGGCGACCGGAAAGATCCCGATCCACGATTTTGAATACGGGGGTATGCTCAATGTCTACAAGGCAAAACCCGATGCTGCAATTATTGGGCTGATACCGCCAAGCTACGATGAATGGCTGCGACGTCTCCGGGGCCGTGAAGTCATGGCTGACCAAGAGTTCTTAAATCGTCTTACGACTGCCGATAAAGTGCTCGAAACGATGTTGTCGCACCCACAGTATACGATTGTTATCAACGACAATCTTGATCAATGTGTTCAAGACGTGCGCGCTGTTGTTGAACTTGGAACGTATTCGGTCGAACAAGGTGCCGAGGCTCGTACGCTTGCTAGTGAACTTCACGTTCAGGTAAAGCAAGCGCTTCAGCAGTTTACTGCAAAGTAGGTCTGGCACTCTAGTTGAATGAGTGCCAAAACATGCTAAAATAAAAGCATGACAGAACGCCAACTTGCCATTCTTTCAGCCATTATCGAACAGTACGCAGAAATTGCCGTACCCGTTGGTAGCGTCACGCTTGCCAAATTATTTGGCGTTTCAAGCGCGACAATCCGTAGCGAAATGTCACGCCTTGAAGAAATGGGGCTTATCACCCAGCCTCACACAAGCGCTGGGCGAATTCCAACCGATGCTGGCTACCGCTTGTATGTTAACGCAATTACCGAAGCCGACAGCGAAGAACTGCCGCGCCTCGATCGCAGTGCGAGAGCGATTGAAGCGCGCGTGGCAACACACGGTGATTCTACGACGCGCGCGATTAGAAGTGCGGTAGATAGTCTGGTGGATCTTACGCAAAACTTGGGCCTTGCCACGATAGGTGACCAGCTGTATATCAACGGTATCGGCAACCTGTTTAGTCAACCCGAATTTATGCAGGGAAGTCACACTCAGGCGGTAGCGCGATTGCTCGACAACCTCGAGCCATGGCTACGCGAGGCGGCGCCAAACGAGCCGCTGAATGTTTATATCGGCGCAGAAAATCCTATCGGAAAAACCAGCGGAGCAAGTCTTATTATTAGTCGTTTCCGTTCGCCGTATTCGGACAGAAGCTATATCGGTGTGCTTGGCCCTACGCGCCAAAGCTATGGTAAAGTTATGCGCCTTGTCCGTCATGCGGGCGCAATGCTAGAGGAGGTTCTGTAATGGAAATTATTCAAGCAATTATAAATGCAATTGTTGCGGTGGTGCAGGCGGTGGTTGGCGCAATTGTGGCCGTCGTGACGGCGATTGGTAACGCGATTATTAGCGTGTTTACTGCAATAGGAAATTTGTTTTAAGGGGATATAAATGCCAAAAAGTAGCAAAAAAGATGAATTAGAACAGCAGGTCGCGGAACTAACCGAAGATCTTCAGCGTACGCGCGCTGATTTCGAAAACTATCGCAAGCGTGTCGAGCAAGAAAAAACAGCCGCACGCGAGGCTGGTCAATCTAACGCAATCTTAAAACTACTTCCGGTTGTCGATAATATCGAGCGCGCTATCGCATATACACCCGAAGATATCAAGGATCACAAGTGGGTACAAAGCGTAACAAGCCTTGTCAAAAATCTAGAAAAGTCGCTTGATAATCTTAACCTTAGGCGAATCGATGCTACTCCGGGAAGTGATTTTAACCCAGATATTCACGAAGCAATTCAGTTTGACGAAGATGCAACTGGCGAAAAGGAAGTGATTGCCGAAGAGCTACAGGCGGGCTACTTATTGAATGGCCGTCCTATCCGTCACAGCATGGTAAAAGTGACACGCCAATAGTCACTACCTGACCGCTTTATGACTTGCGGTAATGTCGGATAAGTTTTTTTGCAAAAAGAATAGACGCAGCAAGTATCAGGGCAAGGGCGAAGGCGACGGGAATAATTATATTCCACCCCGTGTCGGGCAATAAACCGCCTTCTTGAGGTGCGTTTGGATCGGTTGTGGTGCTACACTCGGCGTTATTATAAGTCCCCCTGCCGTAGGCGTTACAATCGTAACTGGCAGCGAACTGAACGAGAGGGCTGATAGTAGTAGTGATAGCGTATTGCATTTTTACCGTAACCGATTTATCATAGCAACAGTATATAGCACTAATATAGCTATAGCAAGTGAGGGAGAGACACATGCCAGTAACTAATTTTGCAGATTTTATGGGAGTAGGCACGCCAGAGTTGCTTATTATCCTTGTGATAATTTTGTTGCTTTTTGGTGGAAGCAAGCTACCGCAATTATCACGAAGCATCGGTTCGTCAATCAAAGAGCTACGAAAGGGCATTGACGATGGCGTTAACGAGGAAAGCCCAGAAAAAGCGAAGCCAGCCGCTAAACAAACCGAAAAATAGATCGACAAACGGGGTGGCCGAGCAAAATACTCAGACGTTTGCGCAGCATATACGCGAACTAAGGCGTCGTTTATTTTGGACGATCGCCGTTTCGATGGTGGTCGGGTCACTCGTCTATTACTATAGCGACTTTTTCATAAAGATCGTTATGGGTCCTATTGGGGGTCAAAAGCTTATTTATCTTACTCCCGCTGGCGGCTTCTCTTTTATTTTCATGGTGACGTTCTATGTGACGCTCATGTTTATTTTGCCGTTTATCATGTATCAGATCTACGCGTTCCTTAAACCGGCGATCCCTCGCCATACTGGCAAACTTTCTCTTCTTGTTGCCACGGCCGCGCTTGTTCTTATGATTGCTGGGGCGACTTTTGGGTATTTGTACGCCGTGCCTGCTGGGCTTAATTTTCTTAGTAACTTCGCGAATAGCTACGTAGTCCCTTCTATCACGGCCGATTCTTACCTTAGTTTTGTATTAGGGTACGTGCTTGGTATTGGTCTTTTGTTTGAGCTGCCGCTACTTCTTTTATTCTGGCACTGGATACACCCGTTAACACCAAAAGGTCTGTTGAATTCCGAGCGATTTGTCATAGTGGGTGCATTTATCGCGGCAGCAATACTCTCGCCGTCGCCAGATATTCTTAGCCAAACGGTTATAGCTGTGCCGATAATTATCGTGTATCAACTAGGTGTCGTTAGCGTAATGGTCTCTATCCGTAAAACGAAACGCCTTGCCAAGCAGCAAAAAAATCTTACTTCGCAAAAGCCTGCCCTTGCTGAGACAAAGACTATTGCTCCTGTGTCAGTGCAACCAGAAGGAAAGCCACTTGTATCTAAGCCGTTGGCTCAGCCCGTAAAACCCGCGGTTCAGACTATAAAACGACGCCCAGTAATGTCAATGGATGGTGTTATGGCAAAAAGTATACCCACGGCGAGCCGTAGTGGCCACACCCAAAAGCCTGTCGTCAGTCCTCATAGACAGGTCGCCAATCGTAATAGTCTAAACGTTGCGCCTCGATCGCGGGTGATTAGTGATTTTAGACCAGCACGAAACTCTGCTATTGACACGGGACGCTAAGACGATTACGCTTAATAGTAACAACCGTTCAAAAATAAATAAAAACAAAAAGGTATGGGCATGAAAAACGAACTCGATTCTCTTCTTCAAAAAGAAATGGACCGCAAAAGTTTCTTAAAGCACGTGGGCATTGGTTTTGTTGCAATGACCGGAGTAGCTGCATTGCTAAAAACCCTCAATAATTTTGGCGGCAACAATGCTCGCGTAGGTCGTGGCTACGGAAGTTCAGCATACGGTGGCGCTCGCTCCGTCAATTCTTCAGTTAAATCATAAAGATTAGGGCAGAAACAGGTCAGGCTGGTATGTACGCTGTTGCATGCCGCCGGAGACCTTGTAGGCAGACAATCTTGCCGACAATGTAAGCATAGGCTTATACTAGGTGTATGAGTGAAACTTTGAAGCAGAATCAATCAAATGACTCACCAGAAAACGGTGAGTCATTTGATGATGAGGTCCCGCGCCGTTTGCGCATACGGCTCTCATATATAGATTTCGTAAGCCCTGCAGGGGCTCTAAGGGCCCGGCCCGATCAGCCAGGTCAGCTTGAGCTTGCACCCGCAAACTCGGAGGTATGGGGGGATTGGCGGGAGGATCTTGGCCGCCGTATAGCCAGAACGGCTGCGCAGGCAGATGAGCTTCTTGCTAGCGTGCAGTAATTGGGCAAAAGATAATTAGCACTCTTGACATGAGAGTGCTAATTTATTTACAATGAAGATATTGGCAATCTCCATATCAGAGTGCTAAAATATATCACAGATATAGCGACAAATACATTCAACAGGAGGAATCTAAAAATGGGAAAAATTATCGGAATCGACCTCGGTACAACCAACAGCGCGTTTGCGTATATGGTTGCCGGCAAGCCAGAAGTTATTGCAAATGCTGAAGGCAATCGCACGACACCAAGTGTTGTCGCGATCAATAAAAACGGCGAACGTCTTGTTGGCCAGGTGGCGCAGCGTCAGCGTGTTACAAACGCCAAAAACACTATTTATGGCGTAAAGCGCTTAATTGGCCGAAAGTTCAGCAGCGACGAAGTTCAGCGCGACCACGATATTATGCCATACGAAATCGTTAAAAAAGGCGACGGCGTTGCAGTAAAGATGGGCGATAAGGAATACACGCCAGAAGAAGTATCGGCAATGATCCTCTCAAAGATCAAGGCGGATGCCGAAGCGTTTCTTGGTGAGCCTGTTACCGAAGCGGTTATTACTGTCCCTGCGTACTTCGACGATTCACAGCGCCAAGCCACAAAAGACGCCGGTAAGATTGCTGGTCTAGAGGTAAAGCGTATTATTAACGAGCCAACAGCTGCCGCGCTTGCGTATGGGCTAGAAGGCAAAAAAGAAGAAAAGATTGCCGTATTCGACCTTGGTGGTGGTACGTTCGATGTTTCTATTCTAGAGCTTGGCGACGGTGTGTTTGAAGTCCGTTCGACAAACGGTGACACACACCTTGGTGGTGAAGACTTCGACAACCGAATCGTTAACCACTTCCTCGATGTATTCAAGCAGCAAGAAGGTATCGACCTTAAAAACGACAAGGCTGCAATGCAACGCCTTAAAGATGAAGCTGAAAAAGCCAAGAAAGAGCTTTCAAGCACTCCAGAGACCGAAATCAACCTTCCGTTTATTACGGCAGACGCCGACGGCCCAAAGCACTTCGAGTACAAGCTTACCCGCTCAAAGCTTGAAGACCTCGTGAAAGATCTGATTGATCGCCTTGCCGAGCCAGTGCAAAAGGCACTAAAAGACGCCGGTATGAGCGCTGGTGATGTTGACGAGATCGTCCTTGTGGGTGGTATGACCCGTATGCCAGCTGTCGTTGAAAAAGTGAAATCTATCTTTGGCAAAGACCCTCTAAAGGGCGTCAACCCAGATGAGGTCGTGGCTGTCGGTGCGGCGATCCAAGGTGGTGTTCTTGCTGGTGATGTGAAGGATGTTCTGCTTCTCGATGTAACGCCACTTAGCCTTGGGATCGAAACGATGGGCGGTGTATCGACAAAGCTTATCGAACGCAACAGTACTATTCCTACCAGCAAATCACAGGTGTTTTCTACCGCTGCCGACAATCAGCCGCAGGTAGAAATCCACGTTTTGCAGGGCGAACGCGAAATGGCGAACGACAACAAGTCACTCGGTACGTTCGTACTCGATGGCATTGCGCCGGCGCCACGTGGTGTACCACAGATTGAGGTGACATTTAACCTCGACGCTAACGGTATCTTGAACGTTACTGCAAAAGACAAGGGAACGGGCAAAGAAAACAGTGTCACTATCCAAGATAGCGGCAACATGAGCAAAGAAGATATTGAAAAGGCGCAAAAAGAAGCCGAGGCTCACGCCGACGAAGACAAGAAAAAGCGTGAAGCTGTCGATGCGCGAAACACGCTAGAAAACGCTATTTACCAGGCCGAAAAAATGCCAGATGAATACAAAGACAAAATCTCTGATGACGACAAAAAAGTCATTAAAGATGCTGTTGAAGAAGCGAAAAAGCACAAAGACGCAACCGATAAAGACGAACTAGAAGCAGCCGTAAAAGCACTCAACGACGCAATTATGCCAATTGGTGCCAAAATGTACGAAGCCGCAAGCAAAGAAGAAGCGCCAGCCGAAGGTGCCGAAAAGAAAGATGACGAGCCGGTAGAAGGCGAAGTTGTCGACGACAAAGACAAGAAATAGCAGTCGCAAAAAAGAGCCGCAGCAACCCGCGGCTCTTTTTTATGTCCAAAGTGTGATCTGTGAGCTTTGAATGGTTCGCTAAAGCGAGTATAGTGGTAAGTATTATGCACACGCTTACTTTGCCGCGGCCTTATAGCCTCACTGATTCCGATATTGTTATCGGCGAGGGCGAAACGCGGTATATGTTGCGGGTACGGGACCTGCCAATAGAAGAAAAGCCCCGCGAAAAACTGCTTCGCATAGGACCGCACAACCTCACTCATGCCGAGCTCATGGCAATCCTTCTGGGGGTGGGAACGCGCCGCGAAGAAGTAATGGCTATGTCTCACCGAATACTGCGGGAATACGGGCACCGAGCAATTATCAACGAGCGAAATCCAAAACGCCTTGCCGAGTCACTACAAATTCCCATTGCAAAAGCCTGCCAAATTATTGCAAGTTTCGAACTAGGGCGGCGAGCGTATCAACAAAAGGCCGGTAAGCCAACCCATGTACGAACAGCCCGGCAAGCCTATGATCATTTAAAAAGCATGGGCGATCTGCAAAAGGAACAACTTCGGGGACTTTACCTGAACAGCCGATATCAAGTCATTCACGAAGAGGTGATATCGGTAGGGAGTGTGACGGCAAATATTGTCCATCCGCGAGAAGTGTTTCAGCCTGCACTTCAGTACAGCGCGGTGGCCGTTATCGTTGCGCATAACCACCCGTCGGGCGTGCCCGAACCTACCGAAGATGACCTACGGGCAACCGATCAACTGATTGCCGCCGGAAAAGTACTAGGTATCGACCTGCTTGACCACCTTATTATTGTAAAAGATTCATATATTAGCTTGACCGAAAGGAACGACAATGACTAGCACCTCGCTGGCTTACCACTTACCAACATTCACCGGGCATACCAGCCATGGCTGGCATAGCGGCCTACTTCGAGACGGCGCCGAACACAAGACATCGGATATGAAACTAGAGGCGCAGGTGCGTTCGGGTGACTACTTTATTACGCTGGCGACATTTCTGGATACAGTTGCGCGTGAACTTACCGATCACCAGGCACAAATGCAGCTAGAAGACATGGTATCCGACCTTATTTTTCTGCAAGATAACTACGAAATAGAGCGGCGTAAGGAGCGGTAAACTATGGCATTTGATATCAAGACCGAACTTGAAAAAATATTTAAAGGCGAAATCGATACGTCAGATGCAACGCGTGAGTTTTACAGTCACGATGCGAGTTTGTTTGAGGTTAAGCCGCAAGTGGTCGCGTTTCCAAAAGACGCCGAAGATATCAAATCTGCAGTGGCCTTTGTGGCTAAAAACAAAGCTGCATATCCCGAATTAAGTATTACGCCGCGTGCTAGGGGAACCGACATGTCGGGTGCCGCAGTGGGCGAATCGATTATTCTTGATGTTAGCAAAAATATGAATAAGCTCTACGAGGCGACCGCCGAAAGTGCGCGTGTGCAATCTGGTATGCTTTACCGCGAATTTGAAGTAGAAACACTTAAGAATGGTAGTATTCTACCTTGTTATCCTGCCAGTCGTGACCTTGCTTCGGTAGGTGGTATGGTAAATAACAACTCTGGTGGTGAAAAGTCGCTCGAATACGGCAAAACCGACAATTTCGTGCAAGAAATCAAGGTTGTCTTAAGCGATGGTAACGAATACACGGTTAAGCCACTCACCCGCGAAGAGCTAAACGCCAAAATGGACCAAGACGATTTCGAAGGTAATTTATACAGGCGCACGTTTGAACTATGCGACACCCACTACGACGAATTGCGGGCGGCTGCGCCAAAAGTAACGAAGGATTCAACAGGGTATCACCTGTGGAATATTTGGAACCGTGAAACGGGTATTTTTGACTTAACGAAGCTATTTGTGGGTGCCCAGGGGACGCTTGGTATTACTACCGATCTTCAATTGCGACTTGTGCCAAAGCCAAAATACGCCGGCACCCTAGTGTGTTACATGCGTACAATCAAAGATCTGGGCGAGGTGATTCCGGCGGTATTAGCACACAAGCCCGCTACATTCGAAAGCTTCGACAATAATACACTATGGCTGAGTTTCAAGTTTTTCTTTGCCTTTCGTAAAAAGCTTGGCTTTAAGACATGGGCGTTACTGGCGCTACAGTTGATTCCCGACGGTGTTATGTTGCTTCGTGGTTTTCCGCAAATGGTATTGCTGATTGAGTTTACGGGGTCTACCCAAGAAGAGGTGACGCGTCGGATTCATGCTGCCAAGCAAGACCTAAAGCGGTTCAAGTTCACGTACATGGAAGAAGACGACACAGAGGTAAAATCGCGCAAGTTCTGGCTTATGCGACGCGAAAGCTTTAATCTGCTTCGTAGCAAGGTAAAAGACAAACACACGGCGCCATTTATCGATGATTTTGTGGTGCCGCCAGCGCGCCTGA is a genomic window containing:
- the tatA gene encoding twin-arginine translocase TatA/TatE family subunit, whose product is MGVGTPELLIILVIILLLFGGSKLPQLSRSIGSSIKELRKGIDDGVNEESPEKAKPAAKQTEK
- a CDS encoding transcriptional regulator, translated to MTERQLAILSAIIEQYAEIAVPVGSVTLAKLFGVSSATIRSEMSRLEEMGLITQPHTSAGRIPTDAGYRLYVNAITEADSEELPRLDRSARAIEARVATHGDSTTRAIRSAVDSLVDLTQNLGLATIGDQLYINGIGNLFSQPEFMQGSHTQAVARLLDNLEPWLREAAPNEPLNVYIGAENPIGKTSGASLIISRFRSPYSDRSYIGVLGPTRQSYGKVMRLVRHAGAMLEEVL
- the tatC gene encoding twin-arginine translocase subunit TatC, which produces MAEQNTQTFAQHIRELRRRLFWTIAVSMVVGSLVYYYSDFFIKIVMGPIGGQKLIYLTPAGGFSFIFMVTFYVTLMFILPFIMYQIYAFLKPAIPRHTGKLSLLVATAALVLMIAGATFGYLYAVPAGLNFLSNFANSYVVPSITADSYLSFVLGYVLGIGLLFELPLLLLFWHWIHPLTPKGLLNSERFVIVGAFIAAAILSPSPDILSQTVIAVPIIIVYQLGVVSVMVSIRKTKRLAKQQKNLTSQKPALAETKTIAPVSVQPEGKPLVSKPLAQPVKPAVQTIKRRPVMSMDGVMAKSIPTASRSGHTQKPVVSPHRQVANRNSLNVAPRSRVISDFRPARNSAIDTGR
- a CDS encoding FAD-binding oxidoreductase, with the translated sequence MAFDIKTELEKIFKGEIDTSDATREFYSHDASLFEVKPQVVAFPKDAEDIKSAVAFVAKNKAAYPELSITPRARGTDMSGAAVGESIILDVSKNMNKLYEATAESARVQSGMLYREFEVETLKNGSILPCYPASRDLASVGGMVNNNSGGEKSLEYGKTDNFVQEIKVVLSDGNEYTVKPLTREELNAKMDQDDFEGNLYRRTFELCDTHYDELRAAAPKVTKDSTGYHLWNIWNRETGIFDLTKLFVGAQGTLGITTDLQLRLVPKPKYAGTLVCYMRTIKDLGEVIPAVLAHKPATFESFDNNTLWLSFKFFFAFRKKLGFKTWALLALQLIPDGVMLLRGFPQMVLLIEFTGSTQEEVTRRIHAAKQDLKRFKFTYMEEDDTEVKSRKFWLMRRESFNLLRSKVKDKHTAPFIDDFVVPPARLTEFLPQLRDIIKKYKLIATIAGHMGDGNFHVIPLMKIEDPEERAKFEPAMKEVNDLVISYGGSVSGEHGDGLIRGPWLEQMYSPSVLGYMREIKDLYDPQNIFNPHKKTDADWDYSFTHIREHF
- a CDS encoding nucleotide exchange factor GrpE → MPKSSKKDELEQQVAELTEDLQRTRADFENYRKRVEQEKTAAREAGQSNAILKLLPVVDNIERAIAYTPEDIKDHKWVQSVTSLVKNLEKSLDNLNLRRIDATPGSDFNPDIHEAIQFDEDATGEKEVIAEELQAGYLLNGRPIRHSMVKVTRQ
- the lepA gene encoding elongation factor 4, with the translated sequence MNQSNIRNFCIIAHIDHGKSTLADRMLEMTGTVEKRDMKSQLLDTMDLEREKGITIKLAPVRMKYKDHDLNLIDTPGHVDFSYEVSRSLEACEGAVLVVDASQGIQAQTLANVYLALAADLTIIPVLNKIDLPAADVPRVSAEIINLLGCSEEDILKISAKTGEGVFDVLDAVVEKIVPPQGDTEKPTRGLIFDSYYDDYRGVILYMRVMDGTIKKGDVIEMLATGASGIALEVGVLSPTMKAESDIGTGEIGYIVTNLKTTRDAKVGDTVTTKRSRATEMLPGYKNVKPFVYAGFFPVSNEDYNDLKDAVEKLSLSDSALQFEPENSPVLGFGVRIGFLGLLHMDIIRERLEREYNLDLVVTNPSTDYQVKLKNGDEVDIKSASDLPDPSRIEEISEPWIKGEIIVPQDYIGGVIQLIVSKRGRQRNLSYIDERALISFDAPLANLLTDFYDQLKSVTSGYGSFNYELDTYKVEDLVKVDFYVAGEIVDALSLMVHRSESQRLGREVVDKLKEVIPRQNFQVALQAAIGGKFIARADLSAYRKDVTTGLYGGDVSRKKKVLAKQAKGKKRMKRFGKVDIPSEAFTVMLKRD
- the radC gene encoding DNA repair protein RadC; its protein translation is MHTLTLPRPYSLTDSDIVIGEGETRYMLRVRDLPIEEKPREKLLRIGPHNLTHAELMAILLGVGTRREEVMAMSHRILREYGHRAIINERNPKRLAESLQIPIAKACQIIASFELGRRAYQQKAGKPTHVRTARQAYDHLKSMGDLQKEQLRGLYLNSRYQVIHEEVISVGSVTANIVHPREVFQPALQYSAVAVIVAHNHPSGVPEPTEDDLRATDQLIAAGKVLGIDLLDHLIIVKDSYISLTERNDND
- a CDS encoding guanylate kinase; translation: MEDTLPTLHNKQAFQEALENYQISDHAKRVLASTPFVALSGLAGGGRNTVIKELVKNYNYIFAISDTTRPPKVRDGKLEQDGINYYFRTEAEILKDIQNGEYIEAEIIHNQQVSGTSIREIERTMATGKIPIHDFEYGGMLNVYKAKPDAAIIGLIPPSYDEWLRRLRGREVMADQEFLNRLTTADKVLETMLSHPQYTIVINDNLDQCVQDVRAVVELGTYSVEQGAEARTLASELHVQVKQALQQFTAK
- the dnaK gene encoding molecular chaperone DnaK; amino-acid sequence: MGKIIGIDLGTTNSAFAYMVAGKPEVIANAEGNRTTPSVVAINKNGERLVGQVAQRQRVTNAKNTIYGVKRLIGRKFSSDEVQRDHDIMPYEIVKKGDGVAVKMGDKEYTPEEVSAMILSKIKADAEAFLGEPVTEAVITVPAYFDDSQRQATKDAGKIAGLEVKRIINEPTAAALAYGLEGKKEEKIAVFDLGGGTFDVSILELGDGVFEVRSTNGDTHLGGEDFDNRIVNHFLDVFKQQEGIDLKNDKAAMQRLKDEAEKAKKELSSTPETEINLPFITADADGPKHFEYKLTRSKLEDLVKDLIDRLAEPVQKALKDAGMSAGDVDEIVLVGGMTRMPAVVEKVKSIFGKDPLKGVNPDEVVAVGAAIQGGVLAGDVKDVLLLDVTPLSLGIETMGGVSTKLIERNSTIPTSKSQVFSTAADNQPQVEIHVLQGEREMANDNKSLGTFVLDGIAPAPRGVPQIEVTFNLDANGILNVTAKDKGTGKENSVTIQDSGNMSKEDIEKAQKEAEAHADEDKKKREAVDARNTLENAIYQAEKMPDEYKDKISDDDKKVIKDAVEEAKKHKDATDKDELEAAVKALNDAIMPIGAKMYEAASKEEAPAEGAEKKDDEPVEGEVVDDKDKK